A single window of Zea mays cultivar B73 chromosome 10, Zm-B73-REFERENCE-NAM-5.0, whole genome shotgun sequence DNA harbors:
- the LOC100384662 gene encoding Protein SMAX1-LIKE 3, whose protein sequence is MRAGGCTVQQSLTAEAAAVVKQAVSLARRRGNAQVTPLHVASAMLAAPTGLLRAACLRSHSHPLQCKALELCFNVALNRLPASAAVASSPLLGGHGHHHHHHYYPPSLSNALVAAFKRAQAHQRRGSVESQQQPVLAVKIELEQLVVSILDDPSVSRVMREAGFSSTQVKANVEQAVCSSTTTTSTAAAATAPSKNPNPSSSAATASPPQEAAKGNKLPLHQARDEDVAAVLDCLASRSKRRVVVIAESAAAAEATAHAAMDKIKSAEAKHDALRGAQVVSVRVSSFREMAREETERRLGELRCLVRGRRGQVVVLVVEDLKWAAEFWAGHVVQSGRRGYYYCSVEHVVTELRALASGGGGSLCWLLGFGTYQAYTRCRVGQPSLESLWELQTLTVPAGSLALSLNCAFDDSALGLGTVNQSMKAGSSDTDGNGPASCWPLLAGSKLISRCCGGDCSAARIETTKAALPRTPFVSSSSLPSWLQHCRDHQEPATHLTDDLGKTWSSICSSSRPSQRTTTLHFSAPVSPASSISSYEHGGGQSQQPRHSWLLAGLDAAHHPWRPKREASIRSHDSGASNGSVEVECRARFKELNAENLKLLCGALEKEVPWQKEIVPEVASAVLQCRSGIAKRRDKSRSADAKEETWMLFLGGDADGKERVARELARLVFGLRSSFLSIRPGGVVSASSPPPASSGSSEGHRSSKRPRMPEEEPAAYYLERLHEAVSENPHRVIFMEDVERADRDCQLRIKEAIESGVVRNHAGQEVGVGDAIVILSCESFGDSRSSRACSPPSKKVKVEMEEAKEERAGDHEHNQDGVSKPSPSCIDLNVDMESDQADEPSLGDQCLLTAVDRALFFRRQDN, encoded by the exons ATGAGGGCCGGGGGGTGCACGGTGCAGCAGTCGCTGACGGCGGAGGCCGCGGCGGTGGTGAAGCAGGCGGTGAGCCTTGCGCGGCGGCGCGGGAACGCGCAGGTGACGCCGCTACACGTGGCGAGCGCGATGCTAGCGGCGCCCACGGGGTTGCTGCGCGCGGCGTGCCTCCGCTCGCACTCCCACCCGCTGCAGTGCAAGGCGCTGGAGCTGTGCTTCAACGTGGCGCTGAACCGCCTCCCCGCGTCGGCCGCGGTCGCCTCGTCGCCGCTGCTCGGCGGGCacggccaccaccaccaccaccactactaCCCGCCGTCCCTGTCCAACGCGCTCGTGGCGGCGTTCAAGCGCGCGCAGGCGCACCAGCGGCGCGGGTCCGTGGAGAGCCAGCAGCAGCCGGTGCTCGCCGTCAAGATCGAGCTGGAGCAGCTCGTGGTGTCCATCCTCGACGACCCCAGCGTCAGCCGCGTGATGCGCGAGGCTGGCTTCTCCAGCACCCAGGTGAAGGCCAACGTGGAGCAGGCCGTGTGCAGCAGCACCACCACAACAAGCACCGCGGCCGCGGCCACCGCTCCCAGCAAAAACCCTAATCCTAGCAGCTCTGCTGCCACCGCAAGCCCACCTCAGGAAGCCGCCAAAGGCAACAAGCTGCCGCTCCACCAAGCGCGCGACGAGGACGTCGCCGCCGTCCTGGACTGCCTGGCCTCGCGGAGCAAGAGGAGGGTGGTCGTCATCGCGGAGAGCGCGGCGGCGGCCGAGGCCACGGCGCATGCGGCCATGGACAAGATCAAGAGCGCCGAGGCGAAGCACGACGCGCTGCGAGGCGCGCAGGTCGTCAGCGTCCGCGTGTCGTCGTTCCGCGAGATGGCGAGGGAGGAGACCGAGCGGCGGCTTGGCGAGCTGCGGTGCCTCGTCAGGGGCAGGAGGGGGCAGGTCGTCGTGCTCGTCGTGGAGGACCTCAAGTGGGCGGCCGAGTTCTGGGCGGGTCACGTCGTCCAGAGCGGGAGGAGAGGGTACTACTACTGCTCCGTCGAGCACGTCGTCACCGAGCTGCGCGCCCtggcgagcggcggcggcggcagcctgTGCTGGCTCCTCGGGTTCGGGACGTACCAGGCCTACACGAGGTGTCGGGTGGGGCAGCCGTCGCTGGAGAGCCTGTGGGAGCTCCAGACGCTCACCGTGCCCGCCGGCAGCCTCGCGCTGAGCCTCAACTGCGCCTTCGACGACAG TGCTCTAGGTCTAGGCACGGTCAATCAGTCCATGAAAGCGGGCTCATCTGACACGGATGGGAACGGACCAGCGTCTTGCTGGCCGCTTTTGGCCGGCAGCAAGCTGATCTCCAGATGCTGCGGCGGCGACTGCTCCGCCGCGAGGATCGAGACGACGAAGGCGGCGCTGCCTCGGACGCCGTTCGTCTCGTCGTCCAGCCTCCCTTCCTGGCTCCAGCATTGCCGTGATCATCAG GAGCCCGCTACCCATCTTACGGATGATCTCGGCAAGACATGGAGCTCCatctgcagcagcagcaggccgtcACAGCGAACGACGACGCTGCATTTCTCGGCGCCGGTGTCTCCGGCCTCCTCCATCTCTTCCTACGAGCACGGCGGCGGCCAGTCGCAGCAGCCTCGCCACTCGTGGCTCCTCGCCGGCCTCGACGCCGCGCACCACCCGTGGAGACCCAAGCGCGAGGCCAGCATCAGGTCCCACGACTCCGGCGCCTCCAACGGCTCCGTGGAGGTGGAGTGCCGCGCCAGGTTCAAGGAGCTCAACGCCGAGAACCTCAAGCTGCTCTGCGGCGCGCTGGAGAAGGAGGTGCCGTGGCAGAAGGAGATCGTCCCCGAGGTCGCGAGCGCCGTCCTGCAGTGCCGGTCGGGGATCGCCAAGAGGCGCGACAAGTCCAGGTCGGCGGACGCCAAGGAGGAGACGTGGATGCTCTTCCTCGGAGGCGACGCCGACGGCAAGGAGAGGGTTGCGAGGGAGCTCGCCAGGCTCGTGTTCGGGTTACGCAGCAGCTTTTTGTCCATCAGGCCTGGCGGTGTCGTCTCCGCCTCGTCGCCACCGCCGGCCTCGTCAGGCTCCTCCGAGGGGCACAGGAGTAGTAAGCGCCCACGGATGCCGGAGGAGGAGCCGGCGGCCTACTACCTAGAGCGGTTGCACGAGGCTGTCTCCGAAAACCCACACCGGGTCATATTCATGGAGGACGTCGAGCGGGCTGACCGGGACTGCCAGCTCCGCATCAAGGAGGCGATCGAGAGCGGGGTGGTGCGGAACCATGCTGGTCAAGAGGTCGGCGTGGGCGACGCCATCGTCATCCTCAGCTGCGAGAGCTTTGGCGACAGCAGGTCTAGTAGAGCTTGCTCGCCGCCGAGCAAGAAGGTGAAGGTAGAGATGGAGGAGGCCAAGGAGGAGCGCGCAGGTGACCATGAACACAACCAAGATGGTGTTTCCAAGCCGTCTCCATCTTGCATAGATTTGAACGTGGACATGGAGAGTGATCAGGCGGACGAGCCAAGTCTCGGTGATCAGTGTCTGCTCACGGCCGTCGACAGGGCCCTATTCTTCAGAAGACAGGACAACTAG